One Streptomyces sp. NBC_00223 genomic window carries:
- the rpoZ gene encoding DNA-directed RNA polymerase subunit omega, which translates to MSSSISTPEGIINPPIDELLEATDSKYSLVIYAAKRARQINAYYSQLGEGLLEYVGPLVDTHVHEKPLSIALREINAGLLTSEAVEVPAT; encoded by the coding sequence GTGTCCTCTTCCATCAGCACGCCCGAGGGCATCATCAACCCGCCGATTGACGAGTTGCTGGAAGCCACCGACTCCAAGTACAGCCTGGTGATCTACGCCGCCAAGCGCGCGCGCCAGATCAACGCCTACTACTCCCAGCTCGGCGAGGGCCTGCTGGAGTACGTCGGCCCGCTGGTGGACACCCACGTCCACGAGAAGCCGCTCTCCATCGCCCTGCGTGAGATCAACGCGGGTCTGCTGACCTCCGAGGCCGTCGAGGTGCCCGCCACCTGA
- a CDS encoding primosomal protein N': MSSENGHDGERPAGEAAGGEQLALIRETVRKAKEPRAKPRTWRGAALAEGLPVARVLVDKGLLHLDQFFDYAVPAAMDEDAQPGVRVRVRFGARVVKGRREGGTLHDGFVVERRTESDYRGPLAPLAQVLSTEPVLTPPLLHLCRRVADRYAGALADVVQLAVPPRMARAERDPSPAPLPDPAPPAPGSWTRYATGPAYLQALARGDTPRAVWLALPGPHWPDELARAVAATLASGRGALAVLPDGRTVARVDTALTALLGEGRHVMLTADAGPEERYRRWLAVSRGAVRAVVGTRAAMFAPVADLGLVALWDDGDSSHAEPHAPQPHARDVLLLRAREERTAFLLGGVTGTVEGAQLVESGWALPLAASRDAVRTAAPLIRTVGDGDQARDEAARAARLPSLAWQVTRDALARGPVLVQVPRRGYVPRLGCDNCREPARCAACAGPLALREEHGTPACGWCGRPAADWHCPECGGFRLRARIVGARRTAEELGRAFPRVPVRTSGRDAVLASVGAAPALVIATPGAEPVADSGYAAALLLDGWALLGRPDLRAAEEALRRWAQAAALVRPAAEGGTVVVLGEPTLRPVQALVRWDPAGHALRELAERAELRFPPVSRMASVTGSAAAVADFAETVRLPEGTDLLGPVPAPQPAGPGRARAADPQERLLLRVAPGAGAALAAALKEAQVARATRAARGAPDPVVVRMDPTDIG, encoded by the coding sequence GTGAGCAGCGAGAACGGGCACGACGGCGAGCGCCCCGCGGGGGAGGCGGCGGGGGGCGAACAGCTCGCGCTCATCCGCGAGACCGTCCGCAAGGCCAAGGAGCCGCGCGCCAAGCCCCGCACCTGGCGCGGCGCCGCGCTCGCCGAAGGGCTGCCGGTGGCCCGGGTGCTCGTCGACAAGGGGCTGCTCCACCTCGACCAGTTCTTCGACTACGCCGTGCCCGCCGCCATGGACGAGGACGCCCAGCCTGGCGTACGGGTCCGGGTGCGGTTCGGCGCCAGGGTGGTCAAGGGCCGCCGCGAGGGCGGCACCCTGCACGACGGCTTCGTCGTCGAGCGCCGTACCGAGAGCGACTACCGCGGCCCGCTCGCCCCCCTGGCCCAGGTGCTCTCCACCGAGCCCGTACTGACCCCGCCGCTGCTCCATCTGTGCCGGCGGGTCGCCGACCGGTACGCGGGCGCGCTCGCCGATGTCGTCCAGCTCGCCGTACCGCCCCGGATGGCCCGCGCCGAACGTGATCCCTCGCCCGCTCCGCTGCCCGACCCCGCGCCGCCCGCGCCCGGCAGCTGGACGCGGTACGCCACCGGGCCCGCGTATCTCCAGGCGCTGGCCCGCGGCGACACCCCCCGCGCGGTGTGGCTCGCGCTGCCCGGGCCGCACTGGCCGGACGAACTCGCGCGGGCCGTCGCCGCCACGCTCGCCTCCGGGCGCGGCGCCCTGGCCGTGCTGCCCGACGGCCGGACCGTCGCCCGGGTCGACACGGCGCTGACCGCGCTGCTCGGCGAGGGCCGCCATGTGATGCTCACCGCCGACGCCGGGCCCGAGGAGCGCTACCGCCGCTGGCTGGCCGTCAGCCGGGGCGCGGTACGGGCGGTGGTCGGCACCCGGGCCGCGATGTTCGCGCCCGTCGCCGACCTCGGCCTGGTCGCGCTGTGGGACGACGGCGACTCCAGCCACGCCGAACCGCACGCCCCCCAGCCGCACGCCCGCGACGTACTGCTGTTGCGCGCGCGGGAGGAACGTACCGCCTTCCTGCTCGGCGGGGTCACCGGCACGGTCGAGGGCGCCCAACTGGTCGAGAGCGGCTGGGCGCTGCCGCTGGCCGCGAGCCGTGACGCGGTGCGGACGGCCGCCCCCCTGATCCGTACGGTCGGCGACGGCGACCAGGCGCGCGACGAGGCAGCGCGCGCGGCCCGGCTGCCGTCGCTGGCCTGGCAGGTCACCCGGGACGCGCTGGCCCGTGGCCCGGTCCTGGTCCAGGTCCCGCGCCGCGGATACGTGCCCAGGCTCGGCTGCGACAACTGCCGCGAACCGGCCAGGTGCGCGGCCTGCGCGGGGCCGCTGGCGCTGCGCGAGGAGCACGGCACCCCGGCCTGCGGCTGGTGCGGGCGGCCCGCGGCGGACTGGCACTGCCCCGAGTGCGGCGGCTTCCGGCTGCGGGCGCGGATCGTCGGCGCCCGCCGCACCGCCGAGGAGCTGGGCCGGGCCTTCCCCCGGGTGCCGGTACGGACCTCCGGGCGCGACGCCGTACTCGCCTCGGTGGGCGCGGCGCCGGCCCTGGTGATCGCCACGCCCGGCGCGGAGCCGGTGGCCGACAGCGGTTACGCGGCGGCGCTGCTGCTCGACGGCTGGGCGCTGCTCGGCCGGCCGGACCTGCGGGCGGCGGAGGAGGCACTGCGGCGCTGGGCGCAGGCGGCCGCGCTGGTACGTCCGGCGGCCGAGGGCGGCACGGTCGTCGTGCTGGGGGAGCCGACGCTGCGGCCGGTCCAGGCGCTGGTGCGGTGGGACCCGGCCGGGCACGCGCTGCGCGAGCTGGCCGAGCGGGCGGAGCTGCGGTTTCCGCCGGTGTCCCGGATGGCGTCGGTGACCGGGTCGGCCGCGGCGGTGGCCGACTTCGCCGAGACGGTCCGGCTGCCCGAGGGAACGGATCTGCTGGGGCCTGTGCCGGCCCCGCAGCCCGCCGGGCCGGGCCGGGCCCGGGCGGCGGACCCGCAGGAGCGGCTGCTGCTGCGGGTGGCCCCGGGCGCGGGGGCGGCGCTGGCGGCGGCCCTGAAAGAAGCCCAGGTGGCCCGCGCCACGCGGGCTGCTCGCGGAGCGCCGGATCCGGTCGTGGTCCGCATGGACCCGACGGACATCGGCTGA
- a CDS encoding integration host factor, actinobacterial type — protein sequence MALPPLTPEQRAAALEKAAAARRERAEVKNRLKHSGASLHEVIKQGQENDVIGKMKVSALLESLPGVGKVRAKQIMERLGISESRRVRGLGSNQIASLEREFGGAPA from the coding sequence GTGGCTCTTCCGCCCCTTACCCCTGAACAGCGCGCTGCCGCGCTCGAAAAGGCCGCTGCGGCTCGCCGGGAGCGCGCCGAGGTCAAGAACCGACTGAAGCACTCCGGTGCCTCCCTGCACGAGGTCATCAAGCAGGGCCAGGAGAACGACGTCATCGGCAAGATGAAGGTCTCCGCCCTTCTTGAGTCCCTCCCCGGCGTCGGCAAGGTCCGCGCCAAGCAGATCATGGAGCGGCTCGGTATCTCCGAGAGCCGCCGGGTTCGCGGCCTGGGTTCGAACCAGATCGCGTCGCTGGAGCGCGAGTTCGGCGGCGCCCCCGCCTGA
- the gmk gene encoding guanylate kinase — MSSAVSRGADRPLASQGASPATPVRHPRLTVLSGPSGVGKSTVVAHLRTVYPEIWLSVSATTRKPRPGEQNGVQYYFVDDDEFDKLVANGELLEWAEFAGNRYGTPRRAVLDKLSAGEPVLLEIDLQGARLVRESMPEARLVFLAPPSWDELVRRLTGRGTESPEVIERRLAAARVELAAESEFDETLVNTSVEDVARELLALMEIA; from the coding sequence ATGAGTTCTGCAGTCTCCCGGGGGGCGGACCGCCCCCTCGCTTCGCAGGGGGCCTCACCGGCCACCCCGGTCAGACATCCGCGGCTGACCGTGCTCTCCGGCCCCTCGGGGGTCGGCAAGAGCACGGTCGTCGCCCACCTGCGCACGGTGTACCCCGAGATCTGGCTCTCGGTTTCGGCCACCACCCGCAAGCCTCGCCCCGGCGAGCAGAACGGGGTGCAGTACTACTTCGTGGACGACGACGAGTTCGACAAGCTCGTCGCCAACGGCGAACTGCTGGAGTGGGCCGAGTTCGCCGGGAATCGCTACGGCACCCCCCGCCGGGCCGTGCTGGACAAACTGTCCGCGGGGGAGCCGGTGCTGCTGGAGATCGACCTCCAGGGCGCCCGGCTGGTCCGCGAGTCGATGCCCGAGGCCCGACTGGTCTTTCTCGCCCCGCCCAGCTGGGACGAACTGGTCCGCCGCCTGACCGGCCGCGGCACCGAGTCGCCCGAGGTGATCGAGCGGCGGCTGGCCGCCGCGAGAGTCGAACTGGCCGCCGAATCCGAGTTCGACGAGACCCTTGTCAACACCTCCGTCGAGGATGTAGCCCGTGAGCTGCTAGCCTTGATGGAGATTGCGTGA
- the coaBC gene encoding bifunctional phosphopantothenoylcysteine decarboxylase/phosphopantothenate--cysteine ligase CoaBC, with product MGKPQVVLGVSGGIAAYKACELLRRLTESGHDVRVVPTDSALHFVGEATWAALSGHPVSTRVWDDVHQVPHVRIGQHADLVVVAPATADLLAQAAHGLAGDLLTNTLLTARCPVVFAPAMHTEMWEHPATRANVATLRARGAIVIEPAVGRLTGADTGKGRLPDPGEIYEVCRRVLARGTAAPDLAGRHVVVSAGGTREPLDPVRYLGNRSSGKQGYALARTAVARGARVTLVAANPGLDAPVGADVVTVGTAEQLREAVLKAAADADVVVMAAAVADFRPAVYAPGKIKKKDGEEPAPVALVRNPDILAELSAHRARPGQLVVGFGAETDDVLANGRAKLARKGCDLLVVNEVGESKAFGTEENEAVILGADGSETAVPYGPKEALADRVWDLVADRLG from the coding sequence ATGGGCAAGCCGCAGGTCGTACTGGGCGTGAGCGGCGGGATCGCCGCCTACAAGGCGTGCGAGCTGCTGCGCCGCCTCACCGAGTCGGGCCACGACGTCCGGGTGGTGCCCACCGACTCCGCGCTGCACTTCGTCGGCGAGGCCACCTGGGCGGCGCTGTCCGGCCACCCCGTCTCGACCCGGGTGTGGGACGACGTCCACCAGGTGCCGCACGTCAGGATCGGACAGCACGCCGACCTCGTGGTGGTCGCGCCCGCCACCGCCGACCTGCTCGCCCAGGCCGCCCACGGCCTCGCGGGCGACCTGCTCACCAACACCCTGCTCACCGCCCGCTGCCCGGTGGTCTTCGCGCCCGCGATGCACACCGAGATGTGGGAGCACCCCGCCACCCGGGCCAATGTCGCCACCCTGCGGGCCCGCGGCGCGATCGTGATCGAACCCGCCGTCGGCCGGCTGACCGGCGCCGACACCGGCAAGGGCCGGCTGCCCGACCCGGGCGAGATCTACGAGGTCTGCCGCCGGGTGCTGGCCCGCGGGACGGCCGCCCCCGACCTGGCCGGCCGCCATGTCGTGGTCAGCGCGGGCGGCACCCGCGAACCGCTCGACCCCGTGCGCTACCTCGGCAACCGCTCCTCGGGCAAGCAGGGATACGCGCTGGCCCGTACGGCCGTGGCCCGCGGCGCCCGGGTCACGCTGGTCGCCGCCAACCCCGGCCTGGACGCGCCGGTGGGCGCCGACGTGGTCACCGTCGGCACCGCCGAGCAGCTGCGCGAGGCCGTGCTCAAGGCGGCCGCCGACGCCGACGTGGTGGTGATGGCCGCGGCCGTCGCCGACTTCCGGCCGGCCGTGTACGCGCCCGGCAAGATCAAGAAGAAGGACGGCGAGGAGCCCGCGCCCGTCGCCCTGGTCCGCAACCCCGACATCCTCGCCGAGCTGTCCGCACACCGCGCGCGGCCGGGACAGCTGGTCGTCGGCTTCGGCGCAGAGACCGACGACGTCCTGGCCAACGGCCGCGCCAAACTCGCCCGCAAGGGCTGCGACCTGCTGGTCGTCAACGAGGTGGGGGAGAGCAAGGCCTTCGGCACCGAGGAGAACGAAGCGGTGATCCTGGGCGCCGACGGCAGCGAGACGGCCGTGCCGTACGGCCCCAAGGAAGCGCTCGCCGACCGGGTGTGGGACCTGGTGGCCGACCGGCTCGGCTGA
- the metK gene encoding methionine adenosyltransferase, with protein MSRRLFTSESVTEGHPDKIADQISDTILDALLAADPTSRVAVETLITTGQVHIAGEVTTTAYADIATLVRAKILEIGYDSSKKGFDGASCGVSVSIGAQSPDIAQGVDTAYEKRVAGSTDEDDELNKQGAGDQGLMFGYASDETPELMPLPITLAHRLSRRLTEVRKNGQIPYLRPDGKTQVTIEYDGDKAVRLDTVVVSSQHASDIDLDSLLAPDVREFVVEVELKALLDEGIKLDTEGYRLLVNPTGRFEIGGPMGDAGLTGRKIIIDTYGGMARHGGGAFSGKDPSKVDRSAAYAMRWVAKNVVAAGLAARCEVQVAYAIGKAEPVGLFVETFGTENVDVEKIEQAIGTVFDLRPAAIIRDLDLLRPIYAQTAAYGHFGRELPDFTWERTDRVDALRAAAGL; from the coding sequence GTGTCCCGCCGCCTGTTCACCTCGGAGTCCGTGACCGAGGGACACCCAGACAAGATCGCTGACCAGATCAGCGACACGATCCTCGACGCGCTTCTCGCCGCCGACCCGACCTCCCGGGTGGCCGTCGAGACGCTGATCACCACCGGCCAGGTGCATATCGCCGGTGAGGTGACGACGACCGCCTACGCGGACATCGCCACCTTGGTGCGCGCCAAGATCCTGGAGATCGGTTACGACTCCTCGAAGAAGGGCTTCGACGGCGCGTCGTGCGGTGTGTCGGTGTCGATCGGGGCACAGTCCCCGGACATCGCCCAGGGCGTCGACACCGCGTACGAGAAGCGGGTCGCGGGCTCCACCGACGAGGACGACGAGCTCAACAAGCAGGGCGCCGGTGACCAGGGCCTGATGTTCGGCTACGCCTCGGACGAGACGCCCGAGCTGATGCCGCTGCCCATCACGCTCGCCCACCGGCTCTCCCGCCGGCTGACCGAGGTCCGCAAGAACGGCCAGATCCCGTATCTGCGCCCGGACGGCAAGACCCAGGTCACCATCGAGTACGACGGCGACAAGGCGGTCCGCCTCGACACGGTCGTGGTCTCCAGCCAGCACGCGTCGGACATCGACCTGGACTCGCTGCTCGCGCCGGACGTGCGCGAGTTCGTCGTCGAGGTCGAGCTGAAGGCGCTGCTCGACGAGGGCATCAAGCTCGACACCGAGGGCTACCGGCTGCTGGTCAACCCCACCGGCCGGTTCGAGATCGGCGGCCCGATGGGTGACGCCGGACTGACCGGTCGCAAGATCATCATCGACACCTACGGCGGCATGGCCCGTCACGGCGGCGGTGCCTTCTCCGGCAAGGACCCGTCCAAGGTCGACCGCTCGGCCGCGTACGCGATGCGCTGGGTCGCCAAGAACGTGGTGGCCGCAGGGCTCGCCGCGCGCTGCGAGGTCCAGGTCGCCTACGCGATCGGCAAGGCCGAGCCGGTGGGTCTGTTCGTGGAGACCTTCGGCACCGAGAACGTGGACGTGGAGAAGATCGAGCAGGCCATCGGCACGGTCTTCGACCTGCGCCCGGCCGCGATCATCCGCGACCTCGACCTGCTCCGCCCGATCTACGCCCAGACCGCCGCGTACGGTCACTTCGGCCGTGAGCTGCCGGACTTCACCTGGGAGCGCACCGACCGGGTGGACGCGCTGCGCGCCGCCGCGGGTCTGTAA